The nucleotide window aattccttccatacttattattatctatttagtctccttcacccagttcccagctgctgctttctgctgaagattgaagctacagagttgcagataaagcctgccagggacctgTTTTCATCAGCCGTCTCGGAAGAGAGGGGAAGGatggggagacagaaagaaaggctcacacacagttttctgtgtcttcagcagaaagcagcagctgagaactgggggaaggagactgaatagataataccaagtatggaaggaattgttagtctcaccatgggcagcaacatatcaaaagttatgtttgagcagtcAAATTATGTATGCAGCCAAATTCGAGCTGTGTATCAGAAGAGGATATATTGGATATATTATAAAATGGAACTTTTAGAAATGCAAGAGCGTTCAGTGATAGATATTCACTTGTGCTTCATTTATCTATTAACCCTTTCTCCTCCTTTCAGGCCGATCTTCCCTACTACACCTGGGAGGAAATCCAAAGCAGAATTGTCCAGATCCAGAAGGAGCACCAGATCTGCATCCACAAGAAGGAGCTGTCAGAGCTGGATGTGTCTCATAGGATCTTACGCTTCAAAAACTACATGGTGGCCATGGTGAACAAGAACCTCCTGCCCCTGCAGCACCGGCTTCCTTTCCTGGGCGACACCATATTTTACACCCGTGGCCTCAAGTACAACTTTCAGCTGATCTTTTTCTGGGGTCCCGGATGCCTCTtccagaatgaatggagcctaaAGCCGGAGTACAAGCGAGCAGGAGTGCGCCTGGAACTGGCGGACAAGCTGTCTCAGCGCATCCTCTGGATAGGACTGGCCAACCTGGTACTGTGTCCGCTCGTCCTGGTCTGGCAGATCCTCTACGCCTTCTTCAGCTACACAGAAGTACTACGCCGAGAGCCTGGCAGCCTTGGAGCCCGATGCTGGTCCCTGTACGGCCGCTGCTACCTCCGCCACTTTAATGAGCTGGATCATCAGCTGCAGGCCAGGCTGAGCCGGGCGTACAAACCGGCCAGCAAGTACATGAACTGCTTCCTCTCACCACTCCTGGCCGTGGCTGCTAAACATTTAGGATTCCTGGCGGGGTCCATCTTGGCGGTGCTCATAGCGCTCACTGTCTACGATGAGGACGTGCTGGCGGTGGAACATGTCCTGAGTGCCGTAACACTCCTGGGAGTGGTGGTGACTGTCTGCAGGTCGGTCCTAACAGGATAGGGGAGCGTATTTAGGTTTCTTATTTATTAGCCTGTTTTAGGCCAATCCAGTTTCTGTGAGACTTGAGCCCATAACAGGCTGATCTTCTGTTGTGTATAGGGTTCAAAAGGTATGTAGACTTTTGCAGCCATTACTTTGCAggtagtcttagggtcctattacgcgATTATCCGACGTACATGGACAATTACCGGCTGTTTCGGCCAATATTTGTTTTGTAATAGCTCATGCATAAAGGGAATGttatgagcgctgatctgacaggtaggctctcgcttgctcctaaatattgggccatctaatacagcTGTTAGTTAGTCTTCTACTGGCTTATGTATTCACCTTCTTTGAGACcactctgtcttcatggtttacATAATATACTTAAACCAAACCATGTAAAGTTTTTACCGGTCTGTGATGtgagagagatggacattatgcAGCCATCTTgctcatgtgacacagagccggcaGGGGAAACGCTGAGCTCAACTTCTTCTGGCTTGTTCTTCTGATCAGTCACGGTTTTAACACTCGGACCCCAACCAAGAAAACCTTTTCATATGTGTCTATGACAAATACCCAATGCCAgaatagttctttttttttattacatccaTGATGTAGTAAAATATGGTGAAAAGTTACATCTACCCCCCAAAATGGTCCCAATGGCACCTAAAAGTTATAAAACATGTGAAACACTTGCATACCCCCTACTGTGCACCTAGGCGGTAGCAATGTGGAGTCAAAATATGTACTCATTGGACTAAacagcaggaaggggttaaacccaGCGTTACCTGATCCTTCGGTCTCATGttactctgctacatctgccttCTATTTTTCCTAAACTACACacagcagaagaagaggaagataAAAGTGACTAcaaagggtttgtttgtagtctgttgctaTGGAGACACATGTGTTTGCATCATCTGTTTACAGAAGGTGTTCTTTAATCGTAATTGGCTGCAAAgttgtttattttttgtatttcttatGCATTGGAACAAGACTCATTGGATAAAAAAGTATACACAcccttttttgtacattttatgtTGCTTAATTATATTGGACGTGAAAATTGTTTTGCTAAAATTATGTACTTGTTGTCCCTGTCCATATTGCGTATATATAATCTTATAATACTTGTCACGTCTGGTCTTCAGGTCATTCATTCCCGATCAGCACTTGGTCTTCTGCCCGGAGCAGCTCCTTAGGGTCATCCTGGCTCATATTCACTACATGCCCGACCACTGGCAGCGCAGCGCTCACCGGGCCGAGACCAGAGGAGAATTTGCACAACTTTTCCAGTACAAGGCGGTGAGTGTTTTCCAGGGAGCTGTACACCAACATTGCCAATGTCCCACACAGggagatagggggcgctgtgtcctgtatacctgtgtgtgtCAGGAGTAGAGAAGCCCCGTATGGGCGTCATGTCATAGAATAATCTGTTTTATACATAATGACCCATATATACCTCTTCctccactgtatacactaatggCTCTATACATTTACTCCATCTCATAAATTTCATACCCCCGTTGTAGTGAACCCCTTTATTCTCTTCCTATCTCTGTGCAGGTCTTTATTCTGGAGGAGCTCCTGAGTCCATTGCTGACACCCCTAGTGCTGATATTCCGACTGCGTCCAAAGTCCTTGGAGATCATTGACTTCTTCCGAAACTTCACTGTGGAAGTGGTGGGAGTCGGGGACACCTGTTCTTTTGCACAAATGGACGTCCGCCAGCACGGCAATCCTGCGGTAAGTGCACACCAGGATGATATACACTGGGAAAAATTAAGTCTTGTCAGGTTACAGCTGCTCATAAAAGTCTACAGGGTGGCCGGAGAGAACAAGGTTAGGCTCCTGCTGCTCTTAGTATCTCACCCAGTACTGCACCATAATGTACCCCTTGCTGCTGCTACTTTTGAGGGTGTGCTTTAGGGGTGTTATACCCATGGTAGTAAACTTACCTCACCTATTTCTCTGATTCCCCCTGATGGTTGGATCAGCCACTCGCCTTAGGGCAGGAATATCCATTACCTGATATATAACTAATGGCGGTGTATATTTCCTTCTTTTTCAGTGGATGTCTGCCGGCAAGACGGAGGCTTCAGTTTACCAGCAGGCGGAGGATGGTAAGACCGAGCTGTCACTTATGCACTTTGCCATCACTAATCCTCGCTGGCAGCCTCCTCGAGAGTGTTCTGCGTTCTTGACGCATCTACGAGAGCGAGTCCAGAAAGACAGCGGAGGAACGACACCAAAGAACACCCCTGGGCTGGGGCACCCCCTGCACTGCTCCGGGCTATCCATGCAGTCCGACTCTGAGGTCTGACCACAAACCTTATCCTCCTGCTGAGTTATACATTATTTTTAAAGGGCCGGAACTAATATTTCATGTTCTTAATTCGGATCAGTGCTATCTGCACTCTTGCAACTATTAGGCAGATTcagtgcatttaaaggggtacatctAACTAGAAAGTAAATTTTTACATGTCCTACTGTAAGGTAATAGAAGATTTCATAGCACAGAGATCACATTGATATGAATGGGCACTGTGTAATGCCTTATTCCCCCTGTgaaggcgctgcagggaaactgaacacttattgacaggtttccccacagattacagctgatcgctgggggtcattttcttgatttttttttttttgtcaaactaAGTTTCTGATAAGTAGGGATAGTGCAGAGCAGAGGAAGGCAACTTTCCATATAGTCTTGATTGTAAAATTGTGTATACAGCGTAGTCCAGCAGTAACGTTACCCCACTTCTTACCACCCACTTATATCCTGTTGTGTTTTAGCCCCACAGTCTAATGGTGAACATGTTCCACGGGATGTCTCCTGCGGGGATGCCGCCACACACAGACGTTCTCTGTTCTCCACACGTCTCTGCCGTATCTGAGGTGGCGTCTGCTCTGCGTTCCCTCTCACCGCAGCAGTCCTGTCACATGGCTCAGAATCAGAGTGGGTAAGGAAGCAGGGTACAGGCCTCTCATGCTTCATGTTGACATTAGGGGGATAGTAAGGctgggtgcatttgtgtgcatccgtttttccattgacgtccattataaaaaacggatcaaaatggatccctttttttttttaacggacactaaagtaaggtcagctacgtttttgtgtatgttaaaaaaaaaaaacggattcgttttgatccgttttatttttttataatgaaagtcaatggaaaaacggatcaaaacagatgcacacaaatgcataaattttttgcgaaaaacggattgcaaaaaagcagtgtgaacccagcctaatcgcCACATATGAAATCATGTCTTGTGCTGGACATACGttaagggttaaagaggttatccaggattagaaaaaacagctatttttttttttttttttgcaaaaatagctctatcactgtcctcaggttgtgtgtggtacaatggaactgagctgcacacccaacctgagcacaggggtggcgctgtatctggaagaaagcggccatactatctaagcctggacaacctctttaacttgtTGCTATCATATTGATATTTTGCTATGTATGTGTTTGCTTCATTTGTTTCTTTGTAGCCTTGAATTTAGGAATGGCAGCTTTGGTAGCAGTCTGTGGGAAGGCCCTATGACCAGTGGACCCCTGTCTGAATACGCCTCCATGGAGATGAGTCTGCACGCATTATACATGCACGAAGTAAGTGGTTATAACACTTGTATCCTGCAAAGTACTActtaaactggtgccagagatttgtaatttacttctattagaaaaatcTCAAggcatccagtacttatcagctgctgtatttcctgcaggaagtggtgtattatcttcagtctgacacagtgctctctgtccatgtcaggaactgtccagagcagcagcaaatccccatagaaaacctctcctgctctggacagttcctgaaatggacagaagtactggaagactggaatacAAACAGCATCCATCGGGGTGCAAgtagaaaaaataaaacatatacaaaataGGCACGAAACTCCACGTACACACAGACCAGTCCTCGACAGCTTTTAACCATTAGACTTGATTGATAGAGCTTCCCTTCTACATATACTTGGAGAGACCAATCAATCAAGGCTTGTGGGGCAGACAGAAGATACTGGGGACCGGCCAAATGAccagtggttcaggcagcatgaaaatgatgacaTGTTCTATATAAATATCATATACTAAAAGTAAGTGATGTctatgcaggtgtgtgtgtgtgtatatatatatatatatatatatatatatatatatatacacatacacacacatacagtgtacATCATTCTCAATAATGAAGTTATGCTATCATATACTGAACCGATTATTCTCCACCAGTTACATCAGCAGCACACGCGCATGGCGCCAGGCCGACATATATGGCACAGGCAGGAGAGCGACGAGAGCGGAGAGAGCGTGTCAGGGGACGGACTGATCAACACTACATCCAACATGCCCAACTCCGCTAGCTGCCCATCACCGACCACGCTACTCCGGGAGGATCGGATGCCACCCATCAGTGAACATAGGTTCAGTGCCAGCACAGGTGCGTATGGTGAATAGATCATGGGTGTCCAACCTGTGCCTTCCCCAGGGATTGCAAATTTACAATTCCATTATgccagccaggcatgatgggaatggtagtgtTGCACCAGGGGGTGAAATATTATGGGCAACCCATAATATAATTCAGGACATCCACCACATGGGTATACCTTTCAAGACACACTTGTTCCTCGTaggtggacaatccctttaaggtggaTATAGACACTGAAATTCTGTTGTCACATCCCAACTTTGCGATGTCCATAGAGACTGGTGGAGTGCATCAGAAACCATAATAACATCCTGTGTAAGGGATCTCGTTCACTCTTTATTCTTGGTTTATCTTCCCCACAGACTTTGGATCAACCCAGAGAACCTCATCTAACTTAGCCCGGCAGCCCATGGGTGGATGGAGTGAAGATCCTCAAAGCACCCGCCACCCAGAAACTGTGCCAGAGGAAGGGTCTGAAGACGAGCTTCCACCTCAGACGCACAAGGTTTGTGCTTCTTCCAGTCTATATTTTATTCATCTGACTACGACTACGGTATTAGAAAACTggatttcttctaaaaacagtgctACACCTGTCCGCAGGTTTTGTGTGTGGTATCGTGAAGTAGCTCTCTATCACTGCCATGGAgacatgtaaaaaaatttaatttgtctgggtgttcagacccgaATGATGGCTAGAATGAGAAAGGAGAAGCGCATGGCTTAGAGCTTCTCATCTAGCTCAGAGCTAGGAAGAAAACACATTTATCCATATTTGCTTCAGCTGTCAGTCAGGGTCCTAACACCCAGAACCTGAAACATAAAACTTTTCACTTCTCCAACAACAGGtcagtggtttttttttgttttttttttaagtgaatgtaGTTGCAATACCGGACACAACCCATGTACAGATGtggcgctttaaaaaaaaaaaataaaaaaaaagtttaaaaggggggggggggggcatttttggatctggccggggaggaggtggctgagagaaaagacgtccactcacctccctggatcCAGTGGTGGGTCCCGTATCGCGTTGCttcggttcccagccgcttcctggtgcctgacgcgggctcgagacgtgacatctcaagtccgctcagccagtctgtgacagaggcgggatccatttcatcacgctcgagcccgcgtcagacaccaggaagcagccggggaccggagcgccgcgatatgggacccgccgctggatccggggaggtgagtggacgtcttttccctcagccacctcctccccggccagatcccaaaatagccccctcgctggagtacccctttaagcaaacaccCATTGTTATCTGAGCCTAGATGTCCCCTTTAAGGTGAACCTCTCAGCTCTGTTTACTGCTAAGAAATGCAGACACCATTCAGTAGCTGTTAGGGTATAAAAACAAACTGCACATTTCCTAGGGTTCAGACCCCCATCAATTGTAAGAACCAACAGAGAGAAGCATCAgactgagcacttctctccctctctcGCTTCAGGAAACAGTCACATAGATGTTCATAGAAGTCTGTCTCCTGACTCCTGCACTTTTATCGAGCATGTCTGGTTCTAGCAATCGGTGGGGAATTGACCACCCAGACCAGACTGATCAGAACTTTTTCTAGGACATGCCTTTTTAATAATGGTGCTAATGTAActttttgtatttaaaggggtaatttcaACTTTTCCCCcccctgtaggtgtaaaatgtcTTCTCCATCATGAAGAAATGCTCTTTCTGTAGACCTCCCCTCGGACTTTCTTGGGAGAGTGAATCTGTCCGTGTGTGTGTGCGAGTCTGGCTCCGTATTCCCGTCAGTGTCTGTAAATACCTTTTGTATATATGAATATTATGGTCTTGCCTACATGTTCCTGAATACTGGACTGGATTTGCACTGGACGATCCAATTTATTGTGCGTTGCTTTGAATGCGGAGACATAACGCAGCCATGTGTCTACATCGCACAAATAATACTGCCGATTCTTTATTGTAGACTTTTCTTCTGTATCTGACATCATCCGACATTAAGGAAAGCGTTTCCTTTAAGTGTTGTGTATACATCTGCAACCATATTTTATTTCCCCAATGCATTTAAAATGGAACATGAAGCATACATTTTTGATCATAAATTTTGCGCTGTCCTGTTcctacagctcctatgctgagCTATGTGTGTCCGCGGTTATGTTGTTACCCTAGcccttgtcaccccccccccccctttctattttttttttttttttttaaatctaccgATAATCGCAGAGGGAGAAAAGTAATACATGACCGtagaatcagactacacagggtctgtttgtagtctgttaccatggagacacacagtCCTGCATTAGCCGTATACACAATATGATACAATATTTTTAATCAAAACTATTTACAAAGTTGCTTCTTCTTTTATTTCAGATGCATTGAGCTATTAAAACATTGGTTGCAGAGGTCTATACATCGGCTGGTATATACATAAGACAGGATCTATGGGTTCACATAGGTTCATTGTCCTTACTATATAGTGCACCACTGAAACGTCTGCAAATGTTTTGTATAGAAATGTATATTGCATCTTTTGTACCATTGTATAATTCTAATTAAAACAAATTATCTGTAATGTCACACGTCTTAGTGTCGTCACATTTATTACAGAGCGGGAAGCCAACCTCCTAAACCTGGAAATAAAGGAcgcaaaatacaaaaaacaagcaGAGATCCTTCAGTTACTGACTGTCTCCGTGTCCAGGATTATGCTAGAATAGGGTGTGGCATGGTTAAGGGGGTGGGGCATAAACTTACTTGGTTTCTACTGTCCGGACAGCAAACATTTTTTCCCTTATGGTCCTTTTCCACAAAACTGAAAAACGTAAAGTAGTTGactggctggaaaaaaaaaatccaaaccatcATCTTTTGATCGGTGCATGGAGCTCCATGTATTGAGAAATTTCCT belongs to Dendropsophus ebraccatus isolate aDenEbr1 chromosome 9, aDenEbr1.pat, whole genome shotgun sequence and includes:
- the ATG9A gene encoding autophagy-related protein 9A isoform X2; this encodes MAVFDTPYQRLEASYTDSPMGEDDLLVHVPEGSKSPWNHIENLDLFFSRVYNLHQKNGFTCMLIGEMFELLQFIFVVSFTTFLVSCVDYDILFANKMVNHSQSENNKVTLPDAFLPPGVCRDRIQDNLFLMVLLVIASVFWIHRLIKFIYNVCCYWEIYNFYIQALRIPMADLPYYTWEEIQSRIVQIQKEHQICIHKKELSELDVSHRILRFKNYMVAMVNKNLLPLQHRLPFLGDTIFYTRGLKYNFQLIFFWGPGCLFQNEWSLKPEYKRAGVRLELADKLSQRILWIGLANLVLCPLVLVWQILYAFFSYTEVLRREPGSLGARCWSLYGRCYLRHFNELDHQLQARLSRAYKPASKYMNCFLSPLLAVAAKHLGFLAGSILAVLIALTVYDEDVLAVEHVLSAVTLLGVVVTVCRSFIPDQHLVFCPEQLLRVILAHIHYMPDHWQRSAHRAETRGEFAQLFQYKAVFILEELLSPLLTPLVLIFRLRPKSLEIIDFFRNFTVEVVGVGDTCSFAQMDVRQHGNPAWMSAGKTEASVYQQAEDGKTELSLMHFAITNPRWQPPRECSAFLTHLRERVQKDSGGTTPKNTPGLGHPLHCSGLSMQSDSEPHSLMVNMFHGMSPAGMPPHTDVLCSPHVSAVSEVASALRSLSPQQSCHMAQNQSGLEFRNGSFGSSLWEGPMTSGPLSEYASMEMSLHALYMHELHQQHTRMAPGRHIWHRQESDESGESVSGDGLINTTSNMPNSASCPSPTTLLREDRMPPISEHRFSASTDFGSTQRTSSNLARQPMGGWSEDPQSTRHPETVPEEGSEDELPPQTHKV
- the ATG9A gene encoding autophagy-related protein 9A isoform X1 gives rise to the protein MAVFDTPYQRLEASYTDSPMGEDDLLVHVPEGSKSPWNHIENLDLFFSRVYNLHQKNGFTCMLIGEMFELLQFIFVVSFTTFLVSCVDYDILFANKMVNHSQSENNKVTLPDAFLPPGVCRDRIQDNLFLMVLLVIASVFWIHRLIKFIYNVCCYWEIYNFYIQALRIPMADLPYYTWEEIQSRIVQIQKEHQICIHKKELSELDVSHRILRFKNYMVAMVNKNLLPLQHRLPFLGDTIFYTRGLKYNFQLIFFWGPGCLFQNEWSLKPEYKRAGVRLELADKLSQRILWIGLANLVLCPLVLVWQILYAFFSYTEVLRREPGSLGARCWSLYGRCYLRHFNELDHQLQARLSRAYKPASKYMNCFLSPLLAVAAKHLGFLAGSILAVLIALTVYDEDVLAVEHVLSAVTLLGVVVTVCRSFIPDQHLVFCPEQLLRVILAHIHYMPDHWQRSAHRAETRGEFAQLFQYKAVFILEELLSPLLTPLVLIFRLRPKSLEIIDFFRNFTVEVVGVGDTCSFAQMDVRQHGNPAWMSAGKTEASVYQQAEDGKTELSLMHFAITNPRWQPPRECSAFLTHLRERVQKDSGGTTPKNTPGLGHPLHCSGLSMQSDSEPHSLMVNMFHGMSPAGMPPHTDVLCSPHVSAVSEVASALRSLSPQQSCHMAQNQSGLEFRNGSFGSSLWEGPMTSGPLSEYASMEMSLHALYMHELHQQHTRMAPGRHIWHRQESDESGESVSGDGLINTTSNMPNSASCPSPTTLLREDRMPPISEHRFSASTDFGSTQRTSSNLARQPMGGWSEDPQSTRHPETVPEEGSEDELPPQTHKETVT